A single window of Methylobacterium nodulans ORS 2060 DNA harbors:
- a CDS encoding molybdopterin-dependent oxidoreductase, which produces MIRTPRDFTFARRQLLGGGVTLGALTLLTGCDVSDSDAVQAALARVSAWNDRVQASLFGPDRLAPTFPESMAIKDFRYNAWYGPEQAPRLDPADYRLLLAGRIADKRPWTVAALHALPQVTQITRHVCVEGWSMIGKWTGTPLRTFLERIGADTTARYVGFECADGYYEGLDMPTALHPQTLMAFRLHDELLPHRHGFPFKLRIPTKLGFKNPKFVTTLYVTDKQPRGYWTDRGYNWFSGL; this is translated from the coding sequence GTGATCAGGACTCCGCGAGACTTCACGTTTGCGCGACGCCAGCTTCTCGGCGGCGGCGTCACGCTCGGCGCCCTCACGCTGCTCACGGGCTGCGATGTGAGCGACAGCGACGCGGTCCAGGCGGCGCTCGCGCGGGTCTCGGCCTGGAACGATCGGGTCCAGGCCAGCCTGTTCGGCCCGGATCGCCTCGCGCCCACCTTCCCGGAATCCATGGCGATCAAGGACTTCCGCTACAACGCGTGGTACGGGCCCGAGCAGGCGCCGCGCCTCGACCCTGCGGATTACCGTCTCCTCCTGGCGGGCAGGATCGCCGACAAGCGTCCCTGGACCGTGGCCGCCCTGCATGCCCTGCCCCAGGTGACCCAGATCACCCGGCACGTCTGCGTCGAAGGCTGGAGCATGATCGGCAAGTGGACCGGCACGCCGCTGCGCACCTTCCTGGAGCGCATCGGGGCCGACACCACGGCCCGTTACGTCGGCTTCGAGTGCGCGGACGGCTACTACGAGGGCCTGGACATGCCGACGGCGCTCCACCCGCAGACCCTGATGGCGTTCCGCCTGCATGACGAGTTGCTGCCGCACCGGCACGGCTTCCCCTTCAAGCTGCGCATCCCGACGAAGCTCGGCTTCAAGAATCCGAAATTCGTGACCACCCTCTACGTCACGGACAAGCAGCCGCGCGGCTATTGGACGGACCGCGGCTACAACTGGTTCAGCGGGCTCTGA
- a CDS encoding TIGR04282 family arsenosugar biosynthesis glycosyltransferase, whose product MAKAPQPGRSKTRLCPPLAPEEAAALSAAFLHDTTRNVAEAAATAPIAPYAAYAPAGAEDLVRAGIAPGTALVLADGSPPMPEGVDGFGRCLLQAIDGMLAEGHEAACVLSSDCPTLPTALLVEAARLLLEPGDRAVLGACADGGYYLLGLKARHPEMFSCIAWSTASVAEATRARARGLGLDLVELPPWYDVDDAASLACLRAERNGYAAPATRAVLARLDRGEAGRGDAAAAPGMTERRRQAAIRPWRRGTGRTP is encoded by the coding sequence ATGGCCAAGGCCCCGCAGCCCGGCCGCTCGAAGACGCGCCTCTGCCCGCCGCTCGCGCCCGAGGAGGCCGCCGCGCTCTCGGCGGCCTTCCTGCACGACACGACCCGGAATGTGGCGGAGGCGGCAGCAACGGCGCCGATCGCGCCCTACGCCGCCTATGCGCCTGCGGGCGCGGAGGATCTCGTCCGGGCCGGCATCGCCCCGGGAACGGCCCTGGTGCTGGCGGACGGCTCGCCGCCGATGCCGGAGGGCGTGGACGGGTTCGGGCGCTGCCTGCTCCAGGCCATCGACGGAATGCTGGCCGAGGGCCATGAAGCCGCCTGCGTGCTGAGCTCCGACTGCCCGACCCTGCCGACCGCCCTCCTGGTGGAGGCCGCCCGGCTCCTCCTCGAACCCGGCGACCGGGCGGTGCTCGGCGCCTGCGCGGATGGCGGCTACTACCTGCTCGGCCTGAAGGCACGGCACCCGGAGATGTTCTCGTGCATCGCCTGGAGCACCGCGAGCGTCGCCGAGGCCACGCGCGCGCGGGCCCGCGGGCTCGGGCTCGACCTCGTCGAGCTGCCGCCCTGGTACGACGTGGACGACGCGGCCTCGCTCGCCTGTCTGCGGGCGGAGCGCAACGGCTATGCGGCGCCCGCGACCCGCGCCGTCCTGGCGCGGCTCGACCGCGGCGAGGCAGGGAGAGGCGACGCCGCCGCGGCTCCCGGCATGACGGAGCGCCGGAGACAGGCGGCGATCCGGCCGTGGCGGCGGGGCACAGGGCGCACGCCATGA
- a CDS encoding glycosyltransferase 87 family protein, protein MACALSLHLPGADTVGTPLRAQIFVGVLAISVAAWLVAVRHVLRTALPPQAVWLVIAIAALLRLLLLPSLPFLSSDIYRYVWDGQVQAAGINPYRYVPADPALARLRDPAVFPLINRADYAHTIYPPAAQIFFAAVGQVTATVTGMKAAMLLCDSLAIACLLRLLALSGLKRERVLIYAWNPLVLWSFACDGHVDALAVALLALALLARVHRRDGLAGVILAAATLVKFLPVVVAPAFLRGGRFWRPVLAGTAIIAALYLPYLSAGAQVLGFLPAYGAEEGFDTGQGFWLLAGLSHLVPLPSGAARVYGLGVALALAALALRIATRPLPADVPAPVTLCRDAGILAACATAAANPHYAWYYAWLALPATVAPSPAVIWLSAAPVLFYIDPFNERFVWPGLVFVPALALVLRASLRARSAPLAFSPRGAS, encoded by the coding sequence ATGGCGTGCGCCCTGTCGCTCCACCTGCCCGGCGCCGACACGGTCGGCACGCCGCTGCGGGCCCAGATCTTCGTCGGCGTGCTCGCAATCAGCGTCGCTGCCTGGCTCGTCGCCGTGCGCCACGTCCTGCGGACGGCGCTGCCGCCGCAGGCCGTCTGGCTCGTGATCGCCATTGCGGCGCTCCTTCGCCTCCTCCTCCTGCCCTCGTTGCCCTTCCTGTCGAGCGACATCTACCGCTATGTCTGGGACGGGCAGGTCCAGGCCGCGGGCATCAATCCCTACCGCTACGTGCCGGCGGATCCGGCGCTGGCTCGGCTACGTGATCCGGCGGTGTTCCCGCTCATCAACCGGGCCGACTACGCCCACACCATCTATCCGCCGGCCGCGCAGATCTTCTTCGCCGCCGTCGGGCAGGTCACGGCCACCGTCACCGGCATGAAGGCCGCGATGCTGCTCTGCGACAGCCTCGCGATCGCCTGTCTGCTGCGCCTGCTCGCGCTCTCCGGCCTGAAGCGGGAGCGCGTGCTGATCTACGCCTGGAACCCGCTCGTGCTGTGGTCCTTCGCCTGCGACGGGCATGTGGACGCGCTGGCGGTGGCGCTGCTGGCCCTGGCGCTCCTCGCCCGCGTGCATCGCCGCGACGGGCTCGCGGGGGTGATCCTCGCCGCGGCGACGCTGGTGAAGTTCCTGCCCGTCGTCGTGGCGCCGGCCTTCCTGCGTGGCGGACGGTTCTGGCGGCCGGTCCTCGCGGGCACCGCAATCATTGCCGCGCTCTACCTGCCCTACCTGTCGGCGGGCGCGCAGGTGCTGGGCTTCCTCCCGGCCTACGGGGCGGAGGAGGGTTTTGATACCGGACAGGGCTTCTGGCTACTCGCCGGCCTGTCCCACCTCGTCCCGCTGCCATCCGGGGCCGCCCGGGTCTATGGGCTCGGCGTCGCCCTCGCCCTCGCGGCCCTCGCGCTGCGGATCGCGACGCGGCCTTTGCCCGCGGATGTGCCCGCCCCGGTCACCCTATGCCGCGACGCCGGCATCCTCGCCGCCTGCGCCACCGCCGCCGCGAATCCGCATTATGCATGGTACTATGCGTGGCTTGCGCTCCCCGCGACGGTGGCTCCGAGCCCGGCGGTGATCTGGCTCTCGGCCGCGCCCGTCCTCTTCTACATCGACCCGTTCAACGAGCGCTTCGTCTGGCCGGGCCTCGTCTTTGTCCCGGCCCTGGCGCTGGTGCTGCGCGCCTCCTTGCGCGCCCGCTCCGCCCCGCTCGCCTTCAGTCCGAGAGGAGCCTCCTGA
- a CDS encoding radical SAM protein — translation MPASAMLKDPRRYFEQIGAQRSALSEAPPVCLYLEVTNRCNLLCETCPRTFETLEPPADMSWELFTRIVDQVPDVARVVLHGVGEPMLVKSLPRMIRYLKDRGTYVLFNTNGTLMNPKRFQELIDTGLDELRVSLDAADRASYLRVRGKDFFDRIVRDVGRFVAYQREVGAATPKVSLWLTGLKDTIAQLPAFVRLAAEMGVREVHLQRLVFDEVGYGLARADLSLFETTRAEELAAIEAAQAIGADLGVTLDASGATEPGLSLKRQAEDQPWATCRRPWSLMYFTAHGRALPCCIAPFSVRGYSHYTLGDATQATLREIWNGAAYRDFRTALLSDAPPAPCRNCGLRWSL, via the coding sequence ATGCCGGCATCCGCCATGCTCAAGGACCCGCGCCGCTACTTCGAGCAGATCGGTGCGCAGCGCTCGGCACTATCCGAGGCGCCGCCGGTCTGCCTCTATCTGGAGGTGACGAACCGCTGCAATCTCCTCTGCGAGACCTGCCCGCGCACCTTCGAGACGCTGGAACCCCCGGCCGACATGAGCTGGGAGCTGTTCACCCGCATCGTCGACCAGGTGCCGGACGTGGCCCGCGTGGTGCTCCACGGCGTCGGCGAGCCGATGCTGGTGAAGTCCCTGCCGCGGATGATCCGCTACCTGAAGGACCGGGGCACCTACGTGCTGTTCAACACGAACGGCACCCTGATGAACCCTAAGCGCTTCCAGGAGCTGATCGATACCGGCCTCGACGAATTGCGGGTTTCGCTCGATGCGGCCGACCGCGCCTCCTACCTGCGGGTGCGCGGCAAGGATTTCTTCGATCGGATCGTGCGGGATGTCGGCCGGTTCGTCGCCTATCAGCGGGAGGTCGGGGCCGCGACGCCGAAGGTCTCGCTCTGGCTCACGGGGCTGAAGGACACCATCGCGCAGCTGCCGGCCTTCGTGCGCCTCGCCGCCGAGATGGGCGTGCGCGAGGTGCATCTGCAGCGCCTCGTCTTCGACGAGGTCGGCTACGGCCTTGCCCGGGCCGACCTCTCGCTGTTCGAGACCACGCGAGCCGAAGAACTCGCCGCGATCGAGGCCGCGCAGGCCATCGGGGCGGATCTCGGCGTCACCCTCGACGCCTCGGGGGCGACCGAGCCGGGCCTGAGCCTCAAGCGGCAGGCCGAGGACCAGCCCTGGGCGACCTGCCGCCGGCCCTGGTCGCTGATGTACTTCACCGCCCATGGCCGGGCGCTGCCCTGTTGCATCGCGCCCTTTTCGGTGCGCGGCTACAGCCACTACACGCTCGGCGACGCGACGCAGGCGACGCTGCGCGAGATCTGGAACGGCGCCGCCTATCGCGACTTCCGCACCGCCCTCCTCTCGGATGCGCCCCCCGCCCCCTGCCGGAATTGTGGCCTGCGATGGAGCCTGTGA
- a CDS encoding glycosyltransferase encodes MSVIIPTLNEAETIGAVLREIPRAYAGDLIVADGGSSDGTPAAAAAAGARVIAAGRGYGRACAAGAAAARPESRVLVFLDGDGADRGDLVAEVAGPVLAGERDLVLASRTRGAREPGAMLWHQVLAGRLAGFGIGALYGVRYSDMCAFRAIDRAALARLRLREMTYGWNIEMQMQAARAGLRIAELPLPYRCRAGGASKVAGSLSGTLRAGSRIIATFLRVAAGPAPRP; translated from the coding sequence GTGAGCGTCATCATCCCGACCCTGAACGAGGCGGAGACGATCGGGGCTGTCTTACGCGAGATTCCGCGCGCCTATGCGGGGGACCTGATCGTGGCCGATGGCGGCAGCAGCGACGGCACGCCGGCCGCCGCCGCGGCCGCGGGCGCGCGGGTGATCGCGGCCGGGCGCGGCTACGGGCGCGCCTGCGCGGCGGGCGCGGCGGCAGCCCGGCCCGAGAGCCGCGTCCTCGTCTTCCTCGACGGCGACGGCGCCGACCGCGGCGACCTCGTCGCGGAGGTGGCCGGCCCGGTGCTGGCGGGCGAGCGGGATCTCGTTCTGGCATCGCGCACCCGCGGCGCGCGCGAGCCGGGCGCGATGCTCTGGCACCAGGTGCTCGCCGGGCGCCTCGCGGGCTTCGGCATCGGGGCGCTCTACGGCGTGCGCTACTCCGACATGTGTGCCTTCCGGGCGATCGACCGGGCCGCGCTGGCGCGGCTGCGCCTGCGTGAGATGACCTACGGCTGGAACATCGAGATGCAGATGCAGGCCGCCCGCGCGGGCCTGCGCATCGCCGAGCTGCCCCTGCCCTACCGGTGCCGCGCGGGGGGCGCCTCGAAGGTGGCGGGCTCGCTCTCCGGCACGCTGCGGGCCGGCAGCCGGATCATCGCGACCTTCCTGCGCGTCGCAGCCGGACCCGCACCCCGGCCATGA
- the amrS gene encoding AmmeMemoRadiSam system radical SAM enzyme, with protein sequence MTELIVPGTPGRYWHSLEDGRIQCDVCPRLCKLHEGQRGLCFVRARQDDRIVLTTYGRSSGFCIDPIEKKPLNHFLPGTPVLSFGTAGCNLTCKFCQNWDISKARAFDRVQDVASPEAIAEAAERSGCRSVAFTYNDPVIFLEYAIDVAQACRARGIRSVAVSAGYICEAPRAEFFRHMDAANIDLKGFTEDFYKNLCSARLGPVLETLEYLKHETDVWFEITTLLIPGENDSPGEIEALSRWVMERLGPDVPLHFTAFHPDWKMLDRPPTPPATLRTARRIAQDAGLRYVFTGNVHDEAGQSTYCHACQARLIGRDWYDLTAWTLTDDGRCAECGTPCAGIFEGRPGTWGRQRRSLTVREHAVGA encoded by the coding sequence ATGACTGAGTTGATCGTCCCCGGCACGCCGGGCCGCTACTGGCATTCTCTCGAGGACGGGCGCATTCAGTGCGACGTCTGCCCGCGCTTGTGCAAGCTGCATGAGGGCCAGCGCGGTTTGTGCTTCGTACGCGCCCGCCAGGACGACCGGATCGTGCTGACGACCTACGGCCGCTCCTCCGGCTTCTGCATCGACCCGATCGAGAAGAAGCCGCTCAACCATTTCCTGCCCGGCACGCCCGTGCTGTCGTTCGGCACCGCAGGCTGCAACCTCACCTGCAAGTTCTGCCAGAATTGGGACATCTCGAAAGCCCGCGCCTTCGATCGCGTGCAGGATGTCGCCTCGCCCGAGGCGATCGCCGAGGCGGCGGAGCGAAGCGGCTGCCGCTCGGTCGCCTTCACCTACAACGACCCGGTGATTTTCCTGGAATACGCCATCGACGTGGCGCAGGCCTGCCGCGCGCGGGGGATCAGGTCGGTGGCGGTGAGCGCCGGCTACATCTGCGAGGCGCCGCGGGCCGAGTTCTTCCGGCACATGGACGCCGCCAACATCGACCTGAAAGGCTTCACCGAAGACTTCTACAAGAACCTCTGCTCGGCCCGGCTCGGCCCCGTGCTGGAGACCCTGGAGTATCTGAAGCACGAGACGGATGTCTGGTTCGAGATCACGACGCTCCTGATTCCCGGCGAGAACGATTCACCCGGCGAGATCGAAGCGCTCAGCCGCTGGGTCATGGAGCGCTTGGGCCCGGACGTGCCGCTGCACTTCACGGCCTTCCACCCCGACTGGAAGATGCTGGACAGGCCGCCGACACCGCCTGCCACGCTGCGCACGGCCCGACGCATCGCGCAGGATGCAGGGCTGCGGTACGTGTTCACCGGGAACGTTCACGACGAGGCGGGGCAGAGCACCTACTGCCATGCCTGCCAGGCGCGGCTGATCGGCCGCGACTGGTACGACCTCACGGCCTGGACCCTCACGGATGACGGCCGCTGCGCAGAATGCGGCACGCCCTGCGCCGGAATCTTCGAGGGCCGGCCCGGAACATGGGGCCGGCAGCGGCGCTCGCTGACGGTGCGGGAGCATGCCGTTGGGGCGTGA
- the amrB gene encoding AmmeMemoRadiSam system protein B — protein MPTWSARLTTRPAAAAGLFYPDDSHRLRSAVERLLAEAPRAAASGRPKAIIAPHAGYSYSGPVAAAAFAPLEGAEQDIERVILIGPAHYIRFRGICIPMVEGFETPLGRVPLDLNALAVSAEMPGVQAADAPHAPEHALEVELPFLQVLLSRFAAVPLLVGDARPEEVAAVLDRLWGGPETVIVVSSDLSHFQDYETARLRDADTAVAIERGTWAGLGPGDACGYLAIAGLLVLTTRRGLEAQRLALCNSGDTAGSRDAVVGYGAWLFGDAHPC, from the coding sequence ATGCCGACCTGGTCAGCCCGCCTCACCACACGCCCGGCGGCTGCGGCGGGCCTGTTCTACCCGGACGATTCGCACCGTCTCCGCTCCGCGGTGGAAAGGCTCCTGGCCGAGGCCCCCCGAGCCGCCGCAAGCGGTCGCCCGAAGGCGATCATCGCTCCCCATGCCGGCTATTCCTATTCCGGCCCGGTCGCCGCCGCAGCCTTCGCCCCACTGGAAGGGGCCGAACAGGACATCGAGCGTGTCATCCTGATCGGGCCGGCCCATTATATCCGGTTTCGCGGGATCTGCATTCCAATGGTCGAGGGCTTCGAGACGCCGCTCGGCCGTGTTCCGCTGGACCTGAACGCGCTTGCGGTCAGTGCCGAGATGCCGGGCGTGCAAGCCGCCGACGCGCCCCACGCTCCCGAGCACGCCCTGGAGGTTGAACTCCCCTTCCTGCAGGTTCTCCTCTCCCGGTTTGCGGCCGTGCCGCTGCTCGTTGGTGATGCCCGCCCCGAGGAGGTGGCCGCTGTTCTGGACCGGCTCTGGGGCGGGCCGGAAACGGTGATCGTCGTCAGCTCCGATCTGTCCCACTTCCAGGATTACGAGACCGCGCGGCTCCGAGATGCGGACACCGCCGTGGCGATCGAGCGTGGAACCTGGGCCGGCCTCGGTCCCGGGGACGCCTGCGGGTATCTGGCGATTGCGGGCTTGCTCGTCCTGACAACCCGGCGGGGCCTCGAGGCGCAGCGGCTTGCCTTGTGCAATTCGGGTGATACGGCAGGCTCGCGCGACGCCGTCGTAGGCTATGGGGCCTGGCTGTTCGGGGACGCTCACCCTTGTTGA